One Thermococcus eurythermalis DNA segment encodes these proteins:
- a CDS encoding proton-conducting transporter transmembrane domain-containing protein, with protein sequence MILEYAIGAFILGGLVGLLRDYKATVKASSFMAFLGSLALLWQVYEVYTSGPVSGDLFGIPIRINDLSIVFLLIIGLVGAAASLFAINYMELFEKVGKGWVYAIAYNTFLASMALIVTADSMEYFVMGWELMTLSSFVLVFFSEKARDVNASVKYYITMHFLDTIPLFLALGTAYSLIGNFEELTFENIANAMATAPASTKAVFTALLMVAFMAKSGMVPFHFWVAETYRAAPTSISAVMAGAMEKVAIYGLIALIWRTVGTSYNLGLFVAVIGAITLTVGTLYALRETNAKRLLAYSSIGQMGYVWFGLGVGMALIPKGGFLGAVGALGAFAGLFHALNHAIFKASLFLSTGAVEYRTGTVELNELGGLGKAMKVTALAALFASLAISGVPPFNGFISKWLIYVSGYYSDSYILALGAVLAAFLSAGTLAYSIKLYGAQFGGEMKRYENVEEVPAGMLVGQWVLAGLTLLIGVFPGTVTGILNVFNAPINENLYKIGFQSVMFSPVLFVIVLGILAFGLYLVFKPEFGKEAKPWDCGATKLDEDEYRINAEGYYLKYEEKIGSFYRLGDWFYRVGAGAIHYITKAYLWMASYFTKIVDTPYTKIETLDDLREREIMHIDEEVFKPLVRFLNIARDVLPGMRLGTFVVLALVVVGAIVGILIAL encoded by the coding sequence ATGATACTCGAATACGCGATTGGGGCTTTCATCCTCGGTGGTCTCGTCGGCCTGCTTAGGGACTACAAGGCCACGGTTAAGGCGTCAAGCTTCATGGCTTTCCTCGGCTCACTCGCCCTCCTCTGGCAGGTTTACGAAGTTTACACCAGCGGCCCTGTCTCGGGCGACCTCTTCGGAATCCCCATCAGGATAAATGACCTCTCGATAGTGTTCCTCCTCATAATTGGCCTCGTCGGAGCGGCGGCTTCGCTCTTCGCGATAAACTACATGGAGCTCTTCGAAAAGGTCGGCAAGGGCTGGGTCTACGCGATAGCGTACAACACCTTCCTTGCGAGCATGGCCCTCATCGTTACCGCGGACAGCATGGAGTACTTCGTCATGGGCTGGGAGCTTATGACCCTCAGCTCGTTCGTGCTGGTGTTCTTCAGCGAAAAAGCGAGGGATGTCAACGCGAGCGTCAAGTACTACATCACCATGCACTTCCTCGACACGATTCCGCTCTTCCTCGCCCTGGGAACCGCTTATTCTCTGATTGGAAACTTTGAAGAACTTACCTTTGAGAACATAGCGAACGCGATGGCAACCGCCCCTGCCAGCACCAAGGCCGTCTTCACGGCGCTCCTCATGGTGGCGTTCATGGCAAAGTCGGGTATGGTGCCATTCCACTTCTGGGTTGCCGAGACCTACAGGGCCGCTCCAACCAGCATTTCGGCTGTAATGGCCGGTGCAATGGAGAAAGTGGCCATCTATGGCCTCATAGCCCTCATCTGGAGAACCGTCGGAACGAGCTACAACCTCGGCCTCTTCGTTGCGGTGATAGGCGCGATAACCCTCACCGTCGGAACCCTCTACGCCCTCAGGGAGACCAACGCCAAGAGGCTCTTGGCTTACTCGTCCATCGGCCAGATGGGCTACGTCTGGTTCGGCCTCGGAGTAGGAATGGCCCTCATCCCGAAGGGTGGCTTCCTCGGTGCCGTTGGAGCGCTTGGGGCCTTCGCGGGACTCTTCCACGCCCTCAACCACGCGATATTCAAGGCCTCGCTCTTCCTCTCGACTGGGGCAGTTGAGTACAGGACTGGAACAGTTGAGCTCAACGAGCTCGGTGGCCTCGGTAAGGCGATGAAGGTAACAGCTTTGGCGGCGCTCTTCGCCTCGCTCGCCATAAGTGGTGTTCCGCCCTTCAACGGCTTCATAAGCAAGTGGCTCATCTACGTCTCGGGCTACTATTCCGACAGTTACATCCTGGCCCTCGGCGCCGTCCTCGCGGCATTCCTCAGTGCGGGAACTCTGGCGTATTCAATAAAGCTCTATGGTGCCCAGTTCGGCGGTGAGATGAAGCGCTACGAGAACGTCGAGGAGGTTCCAGCTGGGATGCTCGTTGGCCAGTGGGTTCTCGCAGGCTTAACGCTCCTCATAGGCGTCTTCCCTGGAACTGTAACGGGAATCCTCAACGTCTTCAACGCCCCGATAAACGAGAACCTCTACAAGATTGGCTTCCAGTCGGTGATGTTCTCTCCAGTGCTCTTCGTGATAGTTCTCGGAATACTGGCCTTTGGACTCTACCTCGTCTTCAAACCGGAGTTCGGAAAGGAAGCCAAGCCCTGGGACTGCGGTGCAACGAAGCTTGACGAGGACGAGTACAGGATAAACGCCGAGGGCTACTACCTCAAGTACGAGGAGAAGATAGGCTCGTTCTATAGGTTAGGCGACTGGTTCTACCGCGTCGGAGCTGGAGCAATTCACTACATAACCAAGGCTTACCTCTGGATGGCGAGCTACTTCACCAAGATAGTTGACACACCGTACACCAAGATAGAGACCCTCGACGACCTCCGCGAGAGGGAGATAATGCACATAGACGAGGAGGTCTTCAAGCCACTCGTCAGGTTCCTTAACATCGCCAGGGACGTCCTCCCAGGGATGAGGCTTGGAACCTTCGTCGTGCTGGCCCTTGTGGTGGTGGGAGCGATTGTTGGAATACTGATAGCACTGTGA
- a CDS encoding respiratory chain complex I subunit 1 family protein encodes MEIDAVKLGFSLAGIVLFLFLPPLLDGIARRVKARLQYRRGPPLMQTWYDLNKLFALPSVKPTKSALFTWAPYLALASAMSAALLLPYGNVVPVDFGFNLVVFFYVVLMVSVFLILAGLSVQNAFSHIGSSREMQIVLTVEPLIAIIYGVLAYNAGSLNIADIVANLHFTPSLLLAYIILAYALYVESGFVPFDIAEAEQEVIGGPLAEYSGRLLGVFYYAIYIKRFALLWFFVSLLTLPWVGPVDTAEKAVLVLALQFLLTIALYPVISALEATNARLRVDHVVKMNVRMFFAGLIVFAMAFMGW; translated from the coding sequence ATGGAGATAGACGCGGTCAAACTTGGATTCAGCCTTGCGGGCATCGTCCTGTTCCTGTTCCTGCCTCCTCTCCTAGACGGTATAGCCAGAAGGGTTAAGGCGAGGCTCCAGTACAGGCGCGGACCACCGCTCATGCAGACATGGTACGATCTCAACAAGCTCTTTGCCCTCCCCTCGGTCAAGCCGACCAAGAGCGCGCTCTTCACATGGGCACCCTATTTGGCACTCGCTTCGGCGATGTCGGCGGCCCTGCTCCTCCCCTACGGCAATGTAGTCCCCGTGGACTTTGGATTCAACTTAGTGGTGTTCTTCTACGTGGTGCTGATGGTCAGCGTCTTCCTTATCCTGGCTGGCCTCAGCGTCCAGAACGCCTTCAGCCACATAGGTTCGTCGAGGGAGATGCAGATCGTCCTCACCGTCGAACCGCTAATAGCGATAATCTATGGCGTCCTTGCTTATAACGCAGGCTCGCTTAACATAGCGGACATCGTGGCCAATCTCCACTTCACCCCCTCGTTGCTGTTGGCATACATAATCCTGGCGTACGCGCTCTACGTTGAGAGCGGCTTCGTGCCCTTCGACATAGCCGAGGCGGAGCAGGAGGTCATAGGTGGGCCTCTGGCAGAGTACAGCGGAAGGCTCCTTGGAGTCTTCTACTACGCCATCTACATCAAGCGCTTCGCCCTGCTGTGGTTCTTCGTCAGCCTGCTGACCCTTCCGTGGGTCGGACCAGTAGACACGGCAGAGAAGGCAGTACTGGTGCTGGCCCTCCAGTTCCTGCTGACGATAGCGCTCTACCCCGTTATATCGGCTCTGGAAGCCACCAACGCAAGGCTTAGGGTAGACCACGTTGTCAAGATGAACGTTAGAATGTTCTTCGCAGGTCTGATAGTGTTCGCGATGGCGTTCATGGGGTGGTGA